One stretch of Leishmania infantum JPCM5 genome chromosome 24 DNA includes these proteins:
- a CDS encoding hypothetical predicted transmembrane protein, which produces MPRRHSLTATAAAAAAVLWPLAVVCWLGWVPATSAAWPGTFQSAQQDLRVATTPYDTEVQDLLAPALAMGLGPMGGSVYVSPSSSTNASALFVCARADVESMLAPVTVTTFDALFHSMTDVSGQLDVNHGCYMANTQDSVPQCVAALTSTAADCGGFAEDAVGPHLRDAASTDDRRSTSSPALPGVVPSSAAMLAAYVRDWGQQRLKLERSLRRTREATAAFARVHALVHSAATVPSSKEEARLLRARATARVAEIASAAYDRVMDKYYIFNTWLGPSLGIVMGGSSDGSSSGDGRGPHSAVGPDVAECSVDTYVRLLLWGNESLSAVLLELMGTTLKTADLVRAKVLQPAVRGLECVQVLTALAVMVLEDEPVRTVAAMLATGTLKNTSVWSLDEFALLAPGYNSDLRQLQLWSLAYAFVTVAHPAVAHDLVGGTDVAACMHRAGLVVPDSITGTVPPSIYWCLYNTSMSEMTPSAVRQRSLATRESSAAAPNGQCLWGLSVWDGLCGGAAFDPARCRDCPPGSVGDGEGHCVCGDASTMYATLTGGCVAKGPAHDTPGVRVIHTGSNNIVPLSGDNAAVALLSVQLPQTAALFDPSAYLRVDVVCNDSGRGGGGTRFVATPSGDRKASCASVVEYERRQERTGVAHTFGSGTQRFVTYAENLAISVTGTAAFYGETCSVTVTVDSTLHRASRSVTAGTWTFVPGATPLHLTAYSHASGSTSSEAASADMLPRCVDILAAFSGLAASSAVHVGVCRASGEQLGVFVAPGRYSLFGLSTQQVAGARVRRSAGAAQDAAFTSTVQSLAARTGMEVILEGSGGAAAAVLWSATLQSCVTPLAVNAWRSGWYANISVDKLRLARSLRVRLVDTSETFAFSPVEEVVPLHYEDGEGSDSSDSSGGGGGGSASIADEQYGFGYVAAIVIASVALAALLVLLGSLVYLLLITDAWPKQLLV; this is translated from the coding sequence ATGCCGCGGCGTCACAGCCTTACAGCTaccgcggcagctgcagctgctgtgctgtgGCCCCTCGCAGTGGTGTGCTGGCTTGGCTGGGTCCCTGCCACCTCGGCGGCGTGGCCCGGGACATTCCAATCAGCGCAGCAAGACCTGAgggtggcgacgacgccgtacGACACTGAGGTGCAGGACCTCTTGGCACCTGCCCTCGCTATGGGGCTGGGCCCCATGGGTGGCAGCGTCTATGTGAGCCCGAGCTCGAGCACGAACGCTTCTGCATTGTTCGTCTGTGCGCGAGCAGACGTGGAATCCATGCTTGCGCCTGTCACGGTGACCACCTTCGACGCGCTCTTCCACTCGATGACCGACGTCTCGGGGCAACTGGACGTGAATCATGGCTGCTACATGGCGAACACTCAGGACAGCGTGCCTCAGTGTGTGGCGGCACTGACGTCCACTGCGGCAGACTGCGGCGGTTTCGCAGAGGATGCCGTGGGGCCGCACTTGCGCGATGCTGCATCGACAGATGACCGCCGCTCTACCTCCTCGCCCGCTTTGCCCGGTGTTGTGCCGTCCAGTGCCGCGATGCTCGCCGCCTACGTTCGTGATtgggggcagcagcgactcaAGCTGGAGCGCTCCCTGCGGCGCACCCGCGAGGCGACGGCCGCTTTTGCCCGCGTGCACGCACTTGTACACAGCGCTGCAACAGTGCCATCTAGCAAGGAGGaggcacggctgctgcgcgctcgAGCAACGGCGCGGGTGGCGGAAATAGCCTCCGCCGCGTACGACCGAGTAATGGATAAGTACTACATCTTCAACACGTGGTTAGGGCCATCCCTCGGGATCGTGATgggaggcagcagcgacggcagcagcagtggcgacgGAAGGGGGCCACATAGTGCCGTTGGCCCCGACGTTGCGGAGTGCTCTGTCGATACATAcgtgcgtctgctgctgtggggCAATGAGTCCTtgtcggcggtgctgctggaacTCATGGGCACAACACTGAAGACAGCAGATTTGGTGCGCGCTAAGGTGTTGCAACCAGCCGTGCGGGGCCTGGagtgtgtgcaggtgctgaCAGCATTGGCCGTGATGGTGCTGGAGGATGAGCCCGTGCGCACGGTTGCGGCAATGCTGGCCACGGGCACCTTGAAAAACACGTCTGTATGGTCCCTTGATGAGTTTGCACTGTTGGCGCCTGGCTACAACAGCGACCTACGGCAGCTCCAGCTCTGGAGCCTCGCCTACGCGTTCGTCACCGTCGCGCACCCGGCAGTGGCGCACGACCTCGTAGGCGGCACCGACGTTGCCGCGTGCATGCACCGCGCCGGACTCGTTGTGCCAGACAGCATCACCGGCACGGTGCCTCCGTCTATCTACTGGTGTCTCTACAACACGTCAATGAGCGAGATGACGCCAAGCGCTGTACGCCAGCGTTCCCTTGCCACCCGTgaaagcagcgctgccgctccgaATGGGCAGTGTCTGTGGGGACTAAGCGTGTGGGATGGACtgtgtggcggtgcggcgttCGACCCCGCTCGATGCAGAGACTGCCCTCCCGGCTCCGTCGGGGACGGCGAGGGTCACTGCGTGTGCGGTGATGCCAGCACGATGTATGCGACGCTGACGGGCGGTTGTGTGGCAAAGGGGCCCGCCCACGACACCCCGGGTGTTCGCGTGATACACACAGGCAGCAACAACATCGTTCCTCTGTCCGGCGACAACGCAGCTGTCGCGCTCCTCTCCGTGCAACTGCCCCAAACGGCAGCCCTGTTTGACCCCAGCGCGTATCTGCGCGTGGATGTCGTGTGTAACGACagcggccgtggcggtggcgggacgCGGTTTGTGGCAACGCCGTCAGGTGATCGGAAGGCTTCGTGTGCCTCTGTCGTGGAGTatgagcggcggcaggagCGCACCGGCGTGGCGCACACCTTTGGCAGCGGCACTCAGCGCTTCGTTACGTACGCTGAGAACTTGGCCATCTCGGTGAcgggcaccgccgccttctaCGGCGAGACGTGCAGTGTGACCGTCACCGTGGACAGCACGCTGCATCGCGCCTCGCGGTCCGTGACGGCCGGCACGTGGACTTTTGTGCCGggcgcgacgccgctgcatctgACGGCGTACAGCCATGCAAGCGGCTCAACCTCTTCAGAGGCTGCCAGCGCAGATATGCTCCCGCGGTGTGTGGACATTCTTGCAGCGTTTTCTGGGCTTGCTGCGTCCAGCGCAGTGCACGTGGGTGTGTGCCGCGCGTCTGGTGAGCAGCTGGGGGTGTTTGTGGCTCCTGGGAGATACAGCCTCTTCGGATTATCCACGCAGCAGGTCGCCGGTGCCCGCGTGCGTcgcagcgctggtgccgctcaggacgccgccttcacctcgACGGTGCAGTCCTTGGCAGCGCGGACCGGCATGGAGGTGATTCTGGagggcagcggaggcgccgctgcggctgtgtTGTGGTCTGCCACGCTGCAGTCTTGCGTGACACCGCTGGCCGTGAACGCCTGGCGCTCCGGCTGGTACGCGAACATCAGCGTCGACAAGCTGCGACTTGCCCGCTCGCTGCGGGTGAGACTCGTGGACACGTCGGAAACCTTCGCGTTTTCTcccgtggaggaggtggtgccgctccactacgaagacggcgagggcAGTGACAGCAGTGACAGTtcaggcggcggcggtggcggctccGCCTCGATCGCTGACGAGCAGTACGGCTTCGGGTACGTGGCCGCCATCGTCATTGCCTCGGTGGCTCTCGCTgcactgctggtgctgctgggctCATTGGTCTACTTGCTGCTAATCACAGATGCGTGGCCGAAGCAGCTCTTGGTATGA
- a CDS encoding putative mismatch repair protein, translating to MEQRARRVRATSGPAGEGLFTLVGYTSDPTLAQRKQYLCVFINQRLVESAAIRKAIDAVYSGVLTGGHRPFTVLLLSVPTDRVDVNVHPTKKEVCLLDEELIVSRVAEVCRGAVLEAAAARQMDMLKMRHTAALVLRQQLPSADGVGAADNSATAELSGSSSEHILEKLREQHQRGAPLASPLTSSPLASTAAVAPAGAGVGGVGPNVVVAPCTKVRVEPQRGALDKYFSQRLAAAAAPAATVLAPTSSPPSSSSLRTAQETLSRESVPTQLRAEAEEPLKDADRRQVSASQRAKKGDSANGASQATAAYEAPSWEAVMASLHGQRAPATSTTTTAADDDSHGFPFASPSRKEICSGERNDMATHAVQTSREAVDKGGEGNAGVAVPDVLQITRERTVNRGAGEADSAKVRAALLDEENADGCDNDEDEDDGMREFKRHRREVHERAQLLQRVAGGAAAAAAMDKAAVGHDASFAAILSPSDHVRPPSAAEMEKAQLAVAHMGAVVRAADMLRGEAAAADASHFAYTVVSCEDSNMDEGKSQADASTNGAPAGVTASLVDVAEVPAPALLSSVSMIVDRLLADASPTADNLVDQLSFVGTVDSRAFLAQAGTTLLWCDTMALARHAVFQRIFLRWCQPALPAPPVLAFATPVRLADLLLLALAYDGPHLQPPSATLLAVLDECAKKRRQQQAVVAEGGAAQLATSSLTTDAVRQMGGATARAWREVLFTADMESKTLSPNDLHTESGAGGVFAASESVLPQPESATMRYVRRLVRRLCRWRGLLKEYFYIDITADGLLVGLPYGLNRHWPPRMRAVPVMVWLLAEAVPYPSAAAPSSSTMSGATDQTGPTGAPWQSNEGRGAEEVVACVATPTSPATSLAPTQTEATPTTMPQPTAMGAEADGVAQEVACFTAVARHIAETLYGLPPPPPSTPSTSAEGPDTATADVAAGATDTASVALWREELVQHGLLPCLKNPQLCRLPDQCLRDGTIQSLVSVESLYKVFERC from the coding sequence ATGGagcagcgtgcgcggcgcgtgcgggcGACTAGCGGCCCAGCCGGCGAGGGCCTCTTCACTCTCGTTGGCTACACAAGTGACCCCACGCTGGCCCAGCGCAAGCAGTACTTATGCGTCTTTATTAACCAGCGTCTTGTCGAGAGCGCCGCAATACGCAAGGCGATTGACGCCGTCTACAGCGGTGTCCTCACCGGTGGCCACCGCCCCTTCACCGTGCTTCTTCTCTCCGTCCCTACGGACCGGGTGGACGTGAACGTGCACCCGACCAAGAAGGAGGTGTGTCTCTTGGATGAGGAGCTGATCGTGTCgcgggtggcggaggtgtgTCGCGGGGCTGTGCtcgaagcagcagccgctcggCAGATGGACATGCTGAAGATGCGCCACACCGCTGCCCTAGTACTGAGGCAGCAGTTGCCGAGCGCCGACggtgtcggtgctgcagacAACAGCGCGACAGCGGAGCTGAGTGGGAGCAGTAGCGAGCACATACTGGAGAAGCTGCGGGAGCAGCATCAGCGTGGTGCCCCGCTCGCCTCACCTCTCACGTCGTCACCCCTCGCATCCACggcagccgtggcgccggcgggaGCAGGGGTTGGCGGCGTAGGACCGAAcgtcgtggtggcgccgtGCACGAAGGTCCGTGTTGAGCCACAGAGGGGGGCACTAGACAAGTACTTCTCCCAGCGactcgctgcagctgccgcgccggcggccactGTGTTGGCACCTacctcctctccgccctcctcgtcatcgttgCGCACCGCACAAGAGACACTGTCACGGGAATCCGTGCCTACCCAGCTccgcgcagaggcggaggagccgCTGAAGGATGCGGATAGGCGGCAGGTGTCAGCGAGCCAGCGCGCAAAGAAAGGAGACTCTGCCAACGGTGCGTCTCAGGCAACTGCCGCTTACGAAGCACCGTCGTGGGAGGCGGTTATGGCCTCCCTGCACGGGCAACGTGCGCctgccaccagcaccaccactaccgccgccgacgatgACAGCCATGGCTTCCCTTTCGCGTCTCCTTCGCGGAAAGAGatctgcagcggcgagagGAACGACATGGCAACACACGCAGTCCAGACCTCCCGCGAGGCAGTAGACAAAGGCGGCGAGGGCAATGCTGGCGTTGCTGTTCCAGATGTACTGCAGATCACGAGGGAGCGCACAGTCAACAGgggcgccggcgaggcggacTCTGCGAAGGTACGCGCCGCGCTACTTGATGAGGAAAACGCAGACGGCTGCGAcaacgacgaagacgaggatGACGGCATGCGCGAATTCAAGCGTCATCGGCGCGAGGTGCATGAGCGAGCGCAGTTGCTGCAACGGGTCGccggtggagctgccgctgctgcagcgatggACAAGGCTGCAGTGGGGCACGACGCGAGCTTCGCGGCGATTCTCTCTCCAAGTGATCACGTGCGCccgccgtcagcagcagagaTGGAGAAAGCGCAGCTGGCCGTGGCGCACATGGGCGCAGTTGTTCGAGCTGCGGACATGCTGCgaggcgaagctgccgccgcagacgccTCGCACTTTGCGTACACGGTCGTCTCTTGCGAAGACAGCAACATGGACGAAGGGAAGAGCCAGGCAGACGCCTCCACAAACGGTGCCCCAGCTGGTgtgacggcgtcgctggtggACGTCGCCGAGgtgcctgcgccagcgctgctaTCGAGTGTGTCCATGATCGTGGACCGCCTTCTCGCTGACGCCAGCCCGACGGCGGATAACCTCGTCGATCAGCTCTCATTTGTTGGCACTGTGGACTCGCGTGCCTTTCTGGCGCAGGCGGGGACCACGCTGTTATGGTGCGACACCATGGCGCTGGCGCGACACGCCGTCTTCCAGCGTATCTTTCTTCGCTGGTGTCAGCctgcgctgccggcaccgccggtCCTTGCATTCGCCACACCGGTTCGACTGGCGGATCTACTGCTGCTCGCCTTGGCTTACGACGGGCCGCACCTGCAGCCACCCTCAGCAACGCTGTTGGCGGTTTTGGATGAGTGTGcgaagaagcggcggcagcagcaggcagtcGTGGCTGAAGGTGGCGCGGCTCAGCTAGCCACGAGTTCTCTGACAACGGATGCGGTTCGGCAGATGGGCGGTGCgactgcgcgcgcgtggcgaGAGGTACTGTTTACCGCTGACATGGAGAGCAAAACCCTGAGCCCCAATGACCTGCACACCGaaagcggcgctggcggcgtctTTGCTGCCTCGGAGTCAGTGCTACCACAACCCGAGAGTGCCACGATGCGCTACGTGCGGCGGCTGGTGCGCCGTCTTTGTCGCTGGCGGGGGTTGCTGAAGGAGTACTTCTACATTGACATCACCGCCGACGGGCTGCTCGTTGGGCTGCCCTACGGACTGAACCGGCACTGGCCACCGAGGATGCGGGCTGTGCCTGTGATGGTGTGGCTtttggcggaggcggtgccgtaccccagtgctgcagctccgtctTCCTCTACAATGAGCGGTGCAACTGATCAGACGGGCCCAACAGGTGCCCCATGGCAGAGCAACGAAGGCCGAGGTGCAGAGGAGGTTGTCGCGTGCGTTGCTACGCCCACATCACCGGCAACCTCGCTGGCGCCGACCCAAACAGAGGCGACGCCCACCACGATGCCGCAGCCCACCGCCATGGGGGCAGAGGCAGACGGGGTTGCGCAGGAGGTAGCGTGCTttacggcggtggcgcggcacaTTGCGGAGACGCTGTACGGgcttccaccaccacctcccagCACACCGTCTACCTCTGCAGAAGGCCCTGATACTGCTACAGCTGACGTGGCCGCAGGGGCGACCGACACGGCGTCTGTGGCGCTTTGGCGAGAGGAGCTTGTACAACACGGGCTCCTCCCGTGCTTGAAGAACCCCCAGCTCTGCCGTCTACCGGACCAGTGCTTGCGGGATGGCACGATCCAGTCGTTGGTCTCCGTGGAGTCCCTCTACAAGGTGTTTGAGCGCTGCTGA